The proteins below are encoded in one region of Salmo salar chromosome ssa02, Ssal_v3.1, whole genome shotgun sequence:
- the LOC106573606 gene encoding protein JTB: MSDSRMFSILTLLLVVPASLSVHGANSGEEYPTTEISTTSIHCWQEEEFSILTECTRCSPFQAKSWAPCARTGFIEKINCAKSNKVEYKSCRSSRMDESLFWRFEGIMMCLTVVLVLVVIARQRTLDHLASEKVRRQILSI; encoded by the exons ATGAGCGATTCCCGAATGTTCTCGATCTTAACACTGCTCCTGGTAGTACCTGCGTCACTTAG TGTCCATGGTGCTAATTCAGGAGAGGAATACCCTACTACAG AGATAAGCACAACATCCATTCATTGCTGGCAAGAGGAGGAGTTTTCTATTTTGACAGAGTGTACAAGGTGCAGCCCCTTTCAGGCG AAATCATGGGCGCCGTGCGCCCGAACTGGATTCATAGAAAAGATCAACTGTGCAAAGTCCAACAAAGTTGAATACAAGAG CTGCCGTTCCTCTCGGATGGACGAGAGCCTATTCTGGAGGTTTGAGGGGATCATGATGTGCCTAACGGTAGTCTTGGTCCTGGTGGTTATAGCTCGTCAGAGAACCCTGGACCACCTGGCTTCTGAAAAGGTCCGCAGGCAGATCCTGTCCATATAG